The following are encoded together in the Scomber scombrus chromosome 7, fScoSco1.1, whole genome shotgun sequence genome:
- the psenen gene encoding gamma-secretase subunit PEN-2 → MNLERLPNEEKLGLCRKYYLGGFAFLPFLWLVNVVWFFKEAFVKPAYTEQLQIKAYVKRSALGLLLWIAVLTTWITIFQHFRAEWGEVGDYLSFTIPLGIP, encoded by the exons ATGAACCTGGAACGACTGCCCAATGAGGAGAAACTTGGCTTGTGTCGAAAATATTATTTAG GTGGCTTTGCATTTCTACCATTCCTGTGGCTGGTCAACGTCGTGTGGTTTTTTAAGGAGGCTTTTGTGAAGCCAGCCTACACTGAACAACTCCAGATAAAAGCCT aTGTGAAGCGTTCAGCGCTGGGGTTGCTGCTATGGATAGCGGTGCTCACCACATGGATTACAATTTTCCAGCACTTCCGAGCAGAATGGGGGGAGGTGGGAGATTACCTCTCCTTCACAATCCCACTTGGCATTCCTTGA